ATAATCTTTGCCCATGCCTTTTACATAATGATCATAGTACCTTAACACAAACACTACACAAGATTAACCAATGCACGGACATACAAGTTACCCAAACCAGAAACCAGTACAGATGACAGAAAGTTCAGTACAAATTTGGAAGACAAATTAGTCAAGTTCCCTCCATACTGAACCACCATTGCTCCAAAATGAAAACATGGATACATCAGTCATAGAAAATGAGAGCCAAATTCAAGCAGACATACCAAGCCCGCTGCTCCATATCATGAATAATTGACTCCCATCAGAGATCCActtcttataaaggcagcagcAATCTCATATTGACGTCAAATGTGCAATGATTGTGATTCTGTGTACAACGGTGCATAAGGCAGAAATAGCGGCTTGACATCTGCAAGATGAGAGATCACTTTGACTTGCCGATTATCCATATTATAGCACATGAATGTGATACCCCCCACAGCGAAGAACAGCAAGTTGCATTCCGGATGAATCGCAATAAAATCAAAATCCGCATCAAGCCATAAATCTGTCCATCCAAATATGTTTGAAGTTTCAATGCTATGCTTCAATATCCATTGTTTGTCTTGATAGTTCTCCAGAACATGAACTACTAATCGAATGGCAACACCATATTTATCCCTCTGAAAGTTGGCAAAATGCAAGCGGCCCTGCGACCGCTGAATAAAACCATGAGCCAGATCCAAATCATCAAACTGATCAGCAGGGGCCCTGAATATCGACCGCTGAACAAAACCATCAACCTGACCACCAGGGACCCTGAATTTCATCCATATTTCTCCCTTTGTGTCAACCGCGGCTACACAATCATGTAATTTAAGGTCAAGGGCACGAAAAAACAGAAGGCCATTGAGAAAAACTGTTGCGGAGGAGTGCCAACTAGCAAACCAAGTAGCTCTGCTCCATCTCTTCTCCTTATAAATCCATTCTCCGGTTTCAGACGAATACACTGTCACTCCGGAAATGTCGGTATTCTTATTCTCGCCATACTTGTGCTGCTGTACCAACTCAAACACATGAAAATGCGGCGACAGGGCCGGGTCGAAGCCCAAAGATGTGGTGGCCACCTGGCTGCTGTCCTTGCCGGAGTTGGGCAACACGATCCACTTCTCGGTGGCGGGATTGCACACGACATAATGGAATGCACCAACCCCATCGGAAACGTGGTAACATCGGCAGAGGAGGAGGCCGTTGCAGGAGTCCAGCAGATCGACGGGCAGGTGGTGGTTGGGCAGGAAGGTGAAGGAGGTGCCGACCGGAGAGCGGCCGTCCCCCGATATGCTAGTGAAGCGGAAGGGCAGCTCCAGAACCCGCTGCCCGGTGGTACTGGTAATGCGGCCGTAGAAGAAGCCGGCCAGGGTTTGGGGGAGCCGTTTGCGGTGGTCGGGGTGGTGGATGAGGCCGAGCCAGTGCTTCGAGACGCACTTGCAGCGGCACAGCTCCTTGGCGGGGACGCGCGAGAGGATCTCCACGAGGATGTCGTCCGTCAGCCTCTCGGCCGGCGTCCGGCTGGGGAAATCGGAGCAAGATCTGCGGAAAGAAACACAAACGGAGGAGAGGTCAGGGAGCATCGAAGGAGGGGGGGGTTGATGGTGGTTGCTGCTCTGCGTACCGGGCGCGAGTCGACGCGCGGACTTCCTCCCGCGGGCGAGGGCGGTCCGCCACGATGGACATGGCGGCGGGCGGAAggagacggcgccgccgccgccgtcgagcgAGGAGGCAGgggatttttttatttttggagCAGAGGGAGGAGTCAGGGGAGTGAAAACCATGGCTACGGCCTTAGCGAATGGGCCGTGGGTAAATGGGCTAACTGTATCACATCTGTAAGCGTCGGCCTGTCTCAAAATAAATCCATCCCGTCTTTCCGGGAAAAAAACCCATCCCTACAAAAAAactcaaaaaaaaatcctatttCTCAAAACAAAGGCTAAAAAAACCATGTTAAAAAAGAACATAAAAAATCCTTCCGGGAAAAGAACAATTAGAGTTTCAATCACGTACGCAATACTGTACTTTCTTTTTAAGGGACACAATAATGTACTACTACTGATTGGAATGGCGGCTGCTAACAATCAACCAGATGATAGGATCGTTTCCTCTTTGGCTAGCGACAACAACCCTAGCTTTAGGTTTCGGTCGTTGGTGGTGAGGGGGGTCGCCAGATCCCGTGCGTGCAGATTGTCTTAGCTTTAGGTTTTAGAGCCCTAGTAGCTTAGGTTTTTGGATCGTCCAACGTCTTGGCTtcgacggcggcgacggcgatgcTGAATAAAGAAGCTATGGATTGTTCTCCGGCGAGGCGATCGTCTCTATGGTCGGTGATGGATTTGGGAACCAGTCTGTTCAAGCGGGGATATCGTGGCAGCAACGACATCCTTCTGGTGGACTTGTGTCCTTGCGCTCCACCATTGCGACGGTGTCTGCTCCAGTGTGTCgcggagcttgggaggtagtccaggagtagatgcagattgtggtctgcatcgacGACATCTGAAAGAAGGAACATGTGCTGGGTTCGTCATTGATGGATGACAGATATGGTTTCCTCATTCGGCGTGCAGTCTTCACcttttggtgagccaccttgAAGGTCTGCAAAGCTGCATAacagcgatggagccgcgtcggGCTCGGGTGAGGAGGTGATCCGTCATTCTTTTTCTTTGATGGATGTTGTAATGGTGCCAGAGGCAGGTGACTGACGTTGATGTCAAGCTAAGAGATGTTCTGCTATAttttcagttttgtcatgtcggtcTTTACGCGCTAGATGATTAGTGCAAAACCTAAGTGCTACTTGTCAACCGTGTTAtgattttccccgaagaggaagggagatgcagtacaatagagataagtatttccctcagcgaGAACTAAGGTTTATCGAACCGATAGGAGAACCACACAAATTCATGTCTTCAGTACCTACACACACAATatcaaatacttgcacccaacgcgagcaagagggttgtcaatcccttggaCTCGCTACTTGCAAGGATTAATTCTGACAGTGGTTGAAGATTAAATAAATTGTAAAGCAAaagaaaagtaaataaattgcaggaaggtatttttggtttttatAATACgtaaaagtagacccgggggcataGTTTTCATTAGAGACTTCTCTCTCGAACACATAGCATaaggtgggtaaacaaattactgttgggcaattgataaaaaagtTTATACTTATGACGTATTCACGGCAATgaaggcatcacgtccgaaacaagtagaccgactcctgtctgtatctactactataccaatcgaccgctatccagcatgcatcttgtttttaagttcatgacaaacggagtaacgccttaagcaagatgacatgatgtagacaaagtaaacccaatcaatatgaataaaccccgtcGTTTTATCATTAATAACAaaaatacaaatacgtgtcttgtcGCCTACTATGTCAACGGGAtatagagcaccgcaagattgaaactCGTTATAAAGCACCTCTTCCAATGAAAATAAACCAATCTAGTttgccaaaccaaacggatagatcAGAGAGCATtgcaaagctataacaatcatgaataataaagttcagaaaagactcaattactttcaatgaataatctgatcataaacaaacaattcatcggatcccaacaaacacaccgccaaaaaagattacatcggatagaactccaagaagttCGAGGAGAACATTGGATTGAAGATCAAagtgagagaagaagccatctagctactagctatggacccgtaggtctgtggtaaactactcatgcatcatcggaaggtggcaaggatgatgtagaagaaCTCTGTGATctattccccctccgacagagtatcggaaaaggcctccagatgaaATCACGGAAGAACGGAAACTTGCGACTGTGGAAAAAGTGTTTCTGGTGGCTCTCTAGGGATTTCTCAATATTTGAGAATTAGggtgcccccctgggcgcgccctgttGCCTTACCGTCTCCTCGTTCGTCGTCTGGACTCCTcctgaagcttctagggtctctcttgtccagaaaaagattgtcaaaaagtttcgtagcgtttggactccgcttggtactgattttctgaaaaaccaaaaacaaacagaaaacaacaactggcactaggcactgggttaataggttagtcctaaaaatgatataaaatagcacaaAAAGACATATAAagtatccaagattgataatataatagcatgaaacactCAAAAATATAGgaatgttggagacgtatcagcacctcaagcttaattcctgtttgtccttgagtaggtaaatgagaGTCGACGTGCGGCCTTCCTCCGGCTGGTGAGAGCAGCGAAGGAGGGGGAGTTGATGGTGCTTGTTGCTCTGCGTACCGCATGCGAGTCGACGGGCGGCCTTCCTCCGGCGGGTGAGAGCAGTCCGCCACGATGGACATGGCGAGGGGCGGGAGGAGAcggcgccgccaccgccgtcgaGCGAGGAGGCAGGGGTTTCCTGCCTTAGCGAATGGGCCATGCTCCAGTCCTTTTTACTTTACATATAGGATTTGTCTAAAGTCAAAATTCATCgactttgaccaaatttatatgaaaaaatatcaacatctataATATTAAAATTATACAATATGAAAATTAAATTTATGGCGCATCTAATGATATTGATTTTGTATTGTGAATATTGATATTTTTTTCTATAAAACTGGTCAACAGACTACAACGAGAGCTACATCTGACGAGGAGTCCAGAGCTACAACCAAATAGGTGAGGAGCTGCAACATACTACGGCAGAAGCTGCACCCGACGAGAGATGGAGTTGCAAACCCAGGCTACATGGTGTTGGGACTGGTGGCCGATCATTGCGACATCCGTGGTCAACAAGGCTTGGAACCGGCCGACCGCGATGTTGTGACCGCGACCGCCATGTGTTGGAACCAACCGACCACGATGATACGACCATGGCTGCTGCGTGCTTGAACCGGCGGGGCAGCACAGCGTCGAGCCGCGAGCGACACACCAGGAGTGACACGATGGCACCCGAGGGAGTGATTGAcaaaaactaccactttaaggGTTACCGTCCCACAGAACTAGCACTTTTTAAAAAGGGCCGAGAACTATCAAAAAATTCTAATTTTGTGACTAAAAACTACCATTTTAGGAGAATGGCCAGTTTAGACGATTTATACACGtttatgacatgtgggacccacccGTCAGAGCTGATGTGGCTACAAAGTCAACTCAGTTTAGTTTGACTGTTAAGTTGACCGTTATTACAGATGGGGCATGCATGTCAGTCTAACAAATATGCTTATTTTTTCTAAATCCCCAATCTCTCAGTTAAAAAAAGAAGTCTAACTGCTGCCCCTGACCCCGCACCGCACCGTCGCTCCATCGCGTACGTCTGCTCCCGAACCCACACCTTCGCTTGATCCGGCCAACGAAGCAGCCGCTGGCCGCCGGAGCCGCGGGATCCGACGAGCACCCGCCCCTCCATTTCCCGGCGAGGCagccgccggagccgcgggaTCCGACGAGCACCCGCCCCTCCATTTCCCGGCGAGGCAGCCGCCGGCGCCGCGGCGGATCCGGCGAGTGGGTGCTGCCGCCGGTACCGCCACCACGGCCGCCCGAGATCCTAATTGACGCTGCTGCcgtcctcggcctcctcctcgaaCTCCTCGAGCAGGTCTCTGTCTAGGGTGCTGGCGGGGGGAGGGCCGAGGTCGTCCTTGGCGTCGGCCTCGGCGGGGCGTGCCCAGGCAGTGAAGTCGGAGCCAAAGACCTCCCTACAACCCTCATATGTGTTCTCGAACAGGCACCTGTCataccccctccccccccccccccccgccggaaGGCTGCGTCGTTGGGGAACCACAGCGCTG
This sequence is a window from Aegilops tauschii subsp. strangulata cultivar AL8/78 chromosome 7, Aet v6.0, whole genome shotgun sequence. Protein-coding genes within it:
- the LOC109761350 gene encoding F-box protein At5g07610, whose amino-acid sequence is MSIVADRPRPREEVRASTRARSCSDFPSRTPAERLTDDILVEILSRVPAKELCRCKCVSKHWLGLIHHPDHRKRLPQTLAGFFYGRITSTTGQRVLELPFRFTSISGDGRSPVGTSFTFLPNHHLPVDLLDSCNGLLLCRCYHVSDGVGAFHYVVCNPATEKWIVLPNSGKDSSQVATTSLGFDPALSPHFHVFELVQQHKYGENKNTDISGVTVYSSETGEWIYKEKRWSRATWFASWHSSATVFLNGLLFFRALDLKLHDCVAAVDTKGEIWMKFRVPGGQVDGFVQRSIFRAPADQFDDLDLAHGFIQRSQGRLHFANFQRDKYGVAIRLVVHVLENYQDKQWILKHSIETSNIFGWTDLWLDADFDFIAIHPECNLLFFAVGGITFMCYNMDNRQVKVISHLADVKPLFLPYAPLYTESQSLHI